One Halobacterium sp. DL1 DNA window includes the following coding sequences:
- a CDS encoding radical SAM protein, with amino-acid sequence MNDPAELDVTLVDGYVDEPAHFGVPPYISTYPRYAAGAMVDAGVDPENVTYHTIDELRDDRSKWADVADADLFVYVGGMTVPGKYVGGTPAEPDEVRELAWVAEGTSVMGGPVRFGVGEENAGAQEMERSDLDFDFLAMADVEAAAYDLVNNGLDGFEDRYRDNDEIDRWGAKGAFVVEQHPNFPEYLICEMETSRGCAYRCSFCTEPMYGDPGFRSADSVVREVGNLYDAGARHFRLGRQADILAFGGDGEAPNPGALRDLYEGIREVAPDLGTLHLDNMNPVTIVDYPEKSREAIRIIAEHNTAGDTAAFGLESADPVVAEENHLLVSADECLEAVRVVNEVGGWRPGESPEDAPTFGDEAANRLPKLLPGINLVHGLKGESAETFEHNKQFLQRVLDEGLMLRRINIRQVMTFEGTEMAETGVELAENHKQLFKQYKTEVREDIDNPMLNRVVPPGTVLEDVHLEYHQDGKTFGRQLGTYSLLVGIPGERELGRTIDVAVTDHGYRSVTGVPYPLDLDSASMAELTAIPGIGDRTAGDILVDRPHDTTPTVDDADIAKFVR; translated from the coding sequence ATGAACGACCCCGCGGAGCTGGACGTGACGCTCGTGGACGGCTACGTCGACGAGCCGGCGCACTTCGGCGTGCCGCCGTACATCTCCACGTACCCGCGGTACGCCGCCGGCGCGATGGTGGACGCCGGCGTCGACCCCGAGAACGTCACCTACCACACCATCGACGAACTGCGCGACGACCGCTCGAAGTGGGCCGACGTGGCGGACGCGGACCTCTTCGTCTACGTCGGCGGCATGACCGTCCCCGGGAAGTACGTCGGCGGGACGCCCGCCGAACCAGACGAGGTGCGGGAGCTGGCGTGGGTCGCCGAGGGGACGAGCGTGATGGGCGGTCCCGTCCGCTTCGGCGTCGGCGAGGAGAACGCGGGCGCCCAGGAGATGGAGCGCTCGGACCTCGACTTCGACTTCCTCGCGATGGCGGACGTCGAGGCCGCGGCCTACGACCTCGTGAACAACGGTCTAGATGGGTTCGAGGACCGCTACCGCGACAACGACGAGATCGACCGCTGGGGCGCGAAGGGCGCGTTCGTCGTCGAGCAGCACCCCAACTTCCCGGAGTACCTCATCTGCGAGATGGAGACCTCCCGTGGCTGCGCCTACCGCTGCTCGTTCTGCACGGAACCGATGTACGGCGACCCCGGCTTCCGGAGCGCCGACTCCGTCGTCCGCGAGGTCGGGAACCTCTACGACGCCGGCGCGCGGCACTTCCGCCTCGGCCGGCAGGCCGACATCCTCGCGTTCGGCGGCGACGGCGAGGCCCCGAACCCGGGCGCCCTGCGCGACCTCTACGAGGGTATCCGCGAGGTGGCGCCCGACCTCGGGACGCTGCACCTCGACAACATGAACCCCGTGACCATCGTGGACTACCCCGAGAAGTCCCGGGAGGCCATCCGCATCATCGCCGAGCACAACACCGCGGGCGACACCGCGGCGTTCGGCCTGGAGTCCGCGGACCCAGTCGTCGCCGAGGAGAACCACCTGCTCGTCTCCGCCGACGAGTGTCTCGAGGCAGTCCGCGTCGTCAACGAGGTTGGCGGCTGGCGTCCTGGCGAATCCCCGGAAGACGCGCCGACGTTCGGCGACGAGGCCGCGAACCGGCTGCCGAAACTGCTCCCCGGCATCAACCTCGTCCACGGCCTCAAGGGCGAGAGCGCGGAGACGTTCGAGCACAACAAGCAGTTCCTCCAGCGCGTGCTCGACGAGGGGCTGATGCTCCGGCGCATCAACATCCGGCAGGTGATGACTTTCGAGGGGACGGAGATGGCAGAAACGGGCGTCGAACTCGCCGAGAACCACAAGCAACTGTTCAAGCAGTACAAGACGGAGGTCCGCGAGGATATCGACAACCCGATGCTGAACCGCGTGGTGCCGCCCGGAACCGTCCTGGAGGACGTCCACCTCGAGTACCACCAGGACGGCAAGACGTTCGGCCGCCAGCTCGGCACCTACTCGTTGCTCGTCGGCATCCCGGGCGAGCGCGAACTCGGACGGACCATCGACGTGGCGGTCACCGACCACGGCTACCGCTCGGTGACCGGAGTGCCGTACCCCCTCGACCTCGACAGCGCGTCGATGGCCGAACTCACCGCTATCCCCGGCATCGGCGACCGGACGGCCGGCGACATCCTCGTCGACCGCCCCCACGACACGACCCCGACCGTCGACGACGCAGACATCGCGAAGTTCGTCCGCTGA